TCAGGCTGGGAACTCACAGACAGCAATGAAGGAAGCTTGACAGGATATGTCATTCCAGACCCCACCCTCTACCATGACGACACAATCCTCCCCTGAGTCATGGTTATTGGGCTCATTCTTTTTCCAGTTGCTGTAGGTGAGCTTCCCCCCTGTCACATACATGAATTGGCCTTCAGTCACCTCGTCTGTGATGCCTAAGTAGGCATTGCCTTTGGCCACTTCTTGGATGGCCTGGTTCTCCTCAGCATTCCTGGGAATAGCCACAGTGCCTCTGAGCTCGGTGCACAGAGCCTTCACTTTGGCAAAGGTCATAGTTTCACGGTTGGTCATGAAGAGCTTCTTTCCAGACTTTTTGCCCATTGAGAAGGCATGCACTGAAATCAGAGTAGATGAGGCTTGCTCAGTGTGGAGCCCAGTCAGGACCTCTGAGAATTCAGGGCTCTAAAAAGAAGTCTCAGGTCCAATGTTACTAGGCCAGAATATATGACCAGGAATACCTACAGAGGCAGGGAAGGGGTCCACAACCTCCTGAAAACAGCATGACCCTTCTGGGATAGCCCACCATCAAAACCACTGTCAGTCAAATCCAGACAGCAGCACAGGTGAACATAGGGTGGCATCCCATTTGGGCAACCAGAATAAGAGAAAGGCACCAATAGGTAAGAACAGTGGGTGGAGAGCAAGCCACAAAGATGTAGGAGAAAACAATTTCATTCAGCCCTTTCTTGCTGCTGTCTGCATGCTGTATAACATGGAGTGAGTTGTTATACTTCCTGAAGTACAATATCTTTTTTAAAGcgtgtttccctccctccctgcgtccctccttccctccccccatctctgtATGTGCATGCCATATtttcatgtgaaggtcagaggacaacctttgggagttgattctcttctcccaccctaGGTTCTGGGAGCTAAATTCaaatcatcaggcttgtgtggcatgTACCTTTACCAACTGTCCCCAGTCCCAAGACAAGTATAATATCACAACCAGAGTTGGTGAGGAAATTGAGTGAAATATTACAGGCAAGTGCTACGCCTGCACAGACCTGTGGTAAAGTAAGTGTTCGAAAGTGTTGCCTGTCTATCATTCTCCCCCAACTCTAGATCCCTCGGTACGAAAATTGGGGGCTGAAGGCAAACTTACACTTCTTGGTGTGCTccagttcagattttaggatccttATCTCTGCCTCTAAATTCGCCAACTTTGCTTCAAGGGCTGCAAGAGCATCAGGAAAAGGGTACTTAATGACAAGACTTTAACCTGGAGACTCAGACACTGGGGCAGGGATGGGGATGAAAAGTTCATAGCCTGGAAAGAAAACCCAGTAGGCAATGTGATTGCTATGAAGGTACAAGGAcctgtttgattcccagaacctacataaaagttgggcatgtaatcccagtgctggatgGACATAGACAGctacaggcaggtggatctctggagcttgctgtccagctagcctagcctactcgGTAGATTCCAGGGCTGTGAGAAGACAttgtatcaaaagaaaaaaaaaagatggattttATCTTAAGAATAATACTTGAGTTTGACCTCTGgattccacatacacacacacatatgtaatatgtatacTCCTCGAAtgtgtacttgcacacacatgaatatgtatgtacatgaatattttatatgcacAAATGGTAAGGCTCACTAAAAAGTAAGATTATTCCAGAAAAATATGAAAGCTAAAGAAGCAAATTGGAAAAAATAGTAGTGCTGCTTTCCCAGGTGTAACATAGTTACCCTAATGACCTGTTAATGTagctctcctcctttttttttttttagtgatatGCTTAATGTTGTAATATTATAGTAATTTCTAAAACATGCTCAATAgtctgtgatttttctttgtgactctttttcatttctcattacTGGTAAATTAtctgttacttgcatgtatgtgttcatgtgcagatgcacatgtgtgtgttggtatgtatgtgtgtgtgtgtgtagaggccagagatcaacctaGGGTGTCATTGCTCAGGAGCCATCTTTTTTGGAGACAAGCACTCTTGTTGGTCTAGAGTTCTCAGAGTAAGCTAGACTACCTGGCAACAAGCCCCAGGGATGTGCCTATCTccgcctctccagcactgggattacaaacctgTGCCACGATgactgagtttttgttgttgctgttgttttgtttgtttttaatataggTGCTGAAGGTTGAATTTAGGTGCTGAAGGTTCTCAATCTTATGCatcaagcattttaccaactgtgGCACCTCCCTAACCTCCAGGTAAATTCTTTAATGTGTTTAATTATTTTGACAGACTGGTGGGCAAATATGAACAGGAGAGCTGCcagttttccttttgtcttatCAAAGTTGCTCTTTTTCACTCTGAAGCAGCTGCTGTGGTATTCCTCATTCTGACCACTTTCATGCAACTCTTTGGACAGtagacatgggggaggggcacatTTCCTCCCATACAGCCTAGAGAACACACTGGACTTTCATCTGAGGAAAAGCTAACCCCATATCCTCAGGAGAACTGATGGGGGAATGGCCCTGGAGGGTACTGGATACCAATAAGACCCAAGTAACACTGAGTAGGGAAGCAGCGTTGAGCTGGTAAGGCATCGGGACCAGGGGCAGCTCCCACATGGCCTTCTGTTGCTACCACCCCCATCAAAGCTAGTCATGCTGGAGTATTCTCCTACCTGCACTGTGTCCAGGATCCCCTTTTTGGCCTTTTGTTCCTGGAAGTCCAGGAAGTCCTACATTTCCTGGAGGCCCCATTTTTCCTGGAGGGCCCTGTCCACCCCTGAGCCCATGACCTGTTGGAAGATAAAGGTAGCAAGGCCTGGTGACTGTTAACTCATTCTCTTTCCCCAGATGTTCAAAGTTTGACTCATATCAACTCCAGGAAAGAGCCAGAGAGCTAGTGATTGATGACTCAGAGTAGATAGAAATTTCTGCATTCCAGGTCTAGATATTTGTACTGAGGAAAATGCCTCCTCCACAGACCCTTATATGAAAGTGTGAGACTCAAAAGAGCTGTTGGGCACTGTTGATTGGGAGTTAGTAAAACTGTAGAGACCATTCTGAAGGAAAGAACACCTGCCACAGTGAAAGCCAAGTCTTCCGTGGTCCCTGAGCTCCATCACTGGGGACACAGAACAGTTCCCCGCTGAAGATAAAGGTGCAGAAAGCCAGAGTACAGTGCTTCATACCTggttctcccttctcccctttggGTCCATCTCTCCCATCTCTGCCGCAGGCTATTACAGGGCATGTCTTCAGGGCATCCTCACAGGTTTGTGACTTTGATGAGGATATGCCCACCACACACAGGACAAGGACAGggagtgatggaagcagaagcatggtCCTTACCTCAGAGGGGAGAAAGTCAATGAGATGAATTGTACATTTGGTTCATGGTGCTTGTTCTTAGTTATGGCACTCTGCACCCTGGGCTCAGGACAGCTGATGTGAGGGATATCATACCCTCTGGCTCTGACCTATTGAATGTAGATCACACTTGAGGCTACTGAAGCAAAAATAAGAGTCAAGTCAGGGTTAAAACTAAGAAAGATGCAAGAGAAAGGGGGCTTGCTCTCCCAAGATGCCTAGAGTCCCTGTGGTGAGGTGAGGCACACTTCACCCTGAGGCTCTATAGACTGAAAATTATAAGCCAGCCATGTCCGTGATGGACTGGCAGGAATGTAGAATGCCCAGTACCTAAGAGACCATGGATCTCTGTTTCTTGTCTCCCTTTCTACTGCACAGGCCTCCCAGTCCTCCACATTTTCCCTTCCCCATGGACCCTCAAACTAGACTATAGAGAATGTACTGAAAGGCCCACAGTGTCTAGTTCACAGGCAGATATGGCTCCTATTTCAATAAAATGCCTATTTTACATGCTGAGGCCTCACCTACTCTCAAACTTGTAGTTATTTTCCCACCATCTGGCATGTGTGTCAGTAGATACTGTAGGAGCCTGAACTCTCCCTAGCAGATATGGCCTTCTGATAGGATCTCAAGCCAAGCGACATTTCCTATGTAAATGGCCCATGACCCAAGAAAGCCCCACTTTAAGCATGGTTTGTCTCCAGCAAATGCCTGTCACAAAACAGAGATTTGTACTTACTTTTAAAGGTTTTCTAATCACACTGGAGACCATCCATGGTAGCACATGGATTATACATGTGGTGGCAACACCCCTccttttacttctatttttcCCTTAGGAAATGACTGTCCTTTAGCTTGCATATGGTCAAGAAGATCTGGGACAGACACAGCCCAGATCAGAGAGAGAAATACAGGCCTAAATGGGCCTGTTGATCCCATTAGACCCTTGCCTGAACCTTACAAGCTTCAAGCTGAGAGGCCAGACTCCAAACCCAGGCTCCCACCACTTACTAGTGTTTTCTCTGGAGCCAAGAAGTGGTGGAAGGGAAACTGCCCCTCTAGTCCAGCTTCTGGCAGCTGCTTCCTCAATGCCAGACCTGGTGACCAGGGACTAAGCTGGACTAGTCTTCAACCCCAGATTAATAAGCAACTATCTTTGGAGATGTTGCAACTGGACAGCTGTCCAGATCTGGTGGTATCTGAGCTCAGTGCTGTGTAGCTGTCTTAATACTCTAAATTCTTCTTACCAGATCTCCATCATATAGCTTAGATATTCTGATATTCTAGCACCATGGGCTCTTGGCATGGCTCCATTAACATATTCTTTCCACAAGGAACACTGTTAAATGTTATGCTAGACATACATTCTCAATCAGGTGCACACAGGTATAGATGCATGTGCATAGGTGCACATAACTCTCGTCAGTCACTGTGACTAGTTTACCCCTCCATTATGTCCCATTTATTGTAGGACTAGATAAGGTCCTGAGTaacccccctcctccctctttgttCAAAACATGTATTAAATGTCTCCTTCAGGCATGTTCCAAACCTAGGCACATgcgtgttatgataaatctttccgccacccacttgagttctgctCAATGATTGTTGCTGGGCCACAACTCTGGCTCTCAAGGCATGGCCTTACTTATGACTGCTTCAAATAGCTTACAGTGCCCCTTTTTGCTATCAGTCTAGGTGATACCCTATAACCATTTCTACTCAAGCTATATGGGACCACTTTCCATGGTGACTCATTAGATGATAGTGTAAATATACTCTTTCATTTATATTAAGGACCATTGTGATTGGAATAAATGTAACTCCTTATCTGTATGAAGGGTTGTGCTGATTGCTGCAAACCACATGCTTCACCTGTGTCTTTACCATTTTGACTATTTATGCCAGATTTGTGAGCCAACTGGAAAGCTCTTTCACTGCCTCCCCTATTGTTTCAATAAGGGCTTTAatccagtgggtttttttttttcttgcctacttttcatttttatcactCATCACTACAGTGTGCTGAGCTGGTAACACAAAGGCTGAAGGTGAGGACCGGTATGAAAGAAGCAGCAGCTGCCACATTGGTGGCAAAACTGTGGTAGCAGCAATCGTGATGAGAGGCAACTGAAGCAATCCAGAGAGGAGCTTGGCCAGAGATGACTCAGAGCAGAGATGGAGACAAATAGGTCTGCGAAGAGCTGAAGATGAGCCTGATCATTGGGAGAGTTTCAATAAACTACTAAGCCTTCATGGTCAAGGATCTCAGACACTGTATATAACACTTGCTGCTGTCAAGGGCTCAGGGTCCTGACTCACTGGGCCCGTATGTTGCTATGGAGCCTGTATGAGCACTGTAATATGAGAAGGTCCAAGCTACTACTGCTTGCTGCTACATGAAGTAGACACTCAATGCTACTAGAGGCCAAGAATTGACAATGGCTGGTAAGTGCTGGAGCCTCTGATGGTTAAAGCCCATAGTGATAAGTCTCCAATCTAAGTGCTCAGAGCCATAAGTGTCTTAGTTCTAGAGTCTAAGAAACAGGCTTCTACCCTTCAGGGTTTGGAGTCTTCAGGCTCTGGTCTGCCCGTCATTATGCTAGTTCTTGTATGTCAAGGACTGAGGATTGTCCTTGCTGAAAGGGCTTTACCTTGTCTGCGCAAGTTCCCACCAAGGTGGAAATAGGACCCCAGTCAGCTTATTGGTAATGTGCCCACCTAGTAGAGTGCTCCCAAACTGCCCATGCTCGAGAAAGATCTGTGAAACAGGTGAACCCTCAGCAGCATGTCCTTGGAGCAGCCCTTGTGGCTTCATTGGCCCACTTCACCAGTGTTGATACTTTCCTTGGGCAGGAACTACATACAGTTCACTTGTTGTCCccagagtttaaagccagcctgggaacaTAACAAGGACCCAGCAAGAGAGTGAAGAAAGAAGCTTGGCAGCTAACAGACCAGGCCGAGTCTCCTTAAGCTCATGTTTCCAGAGAATCTAGGGCTTGCACTCACAAGCTGATGAAGTGGCCTGAGCCCCTGACATGACCTTTCATGCCTGACTTCCTCCAAGCTCACCTCCACTCATTGAAACCCTTTATCTTACCAAACAACCTGAGAGGTTTGCTTTCCCCAGAACAGAGTGGGCCCAGATCACTTCCCATCACTCTATGGTTGGTATTTTGGCTACTCATGTGCCATCAGTCCATGTTTACTCAAGACACCATGTCCCCTCTCTACTCCTGTTAGAAGGAGCTTGGCAAGTACCTAGAAGGGCCCTATTTGTTAAGAACATACCTTTCAGGACTGTGTTTTTCACTGTTGGTACAACTTCTGAGCCCATAGGCAAGAACACAACTGGCATTCACTGAATACAGCAAATGGGTAGATCGATCCCAAAAGTGGGAGTTTAAAACATAAAGGTTTACATAAAACCCCACTCTAAATATGCTATAGACTCAGGAAAAGATGGTTGAATTGGGGGAGAGAAGAGTATTATGAGCAAAGAAACAATAAGAGGATCTTGATCTGGCCTGTGTAATGGCACATGCTGGTGACCATTGTGCTTGGGAGACTGAGataggccatcctgggctatatagttAGTTTCCATCCTGGCTTGATTGCATATTAAGACCTATtccataaaaaggaaaataaaaaggaaagatgatTATATTAAtgaactaaaataagaaaaatttcagaaatagttaatataaattaaaatataaatagttgGCAGACATGACAATGGTAATTTGAATTCTTGTTTCTATACTTCTGCTTCTTTCTTATTATAGAATTTTATGGCCATTTCTTTGCTGGAGTACATTACAAAGGGGTCCACTTGAGCACCAGGAGTAAACATTGAGCCCTTTTGATGTTTGACTTGGCTTTATGACTGAGCAAGTTGGAAGGAAGCAGCATCAAGGGTGCTCACAGGTTAAATGTGACCTAGTATGCCTTAGAAAGAATTTCTTGCTGGTAGCCATTACTAGCAGGGTAATTGCATGAACAGAATAAATACAAACTTACCTAGACCTAGCCTCTGCAATTGAATCCAAACAAGTTCAACCATTATTTTCAAATTCAGCacacttaagaaagaaaatcaagcaCTGTTGTAAGCATGTGATATGGTGACTTATCAACTAATTGACACGTTACCAATGACCATAGAAACAGTATAGTAAATAGACAAATCAAGAAAGAGATGGGATATTATGCTGATATAGATACTATtgactggaaggagtggaggaaagagaagctgtggtcaggatgtattgtatgagagaataaataaaaaaaataaaaaataaaactgcactCAAATTATTAGCTAACTGTTGTTAGCTAATAATTTGACAGGACATAagaaaaaatctcatttatttattttgatgatttTACTAATTCTTCAAGAATTTCAAACAATGAATTTTGACTGTATTTACCCCTACTCCTGTCTAGTCCTggctcttcccagatccacccccaCCTCTTTACCTCTTGAACttcctgattttctttattttaaaataattcatcaaGTCTGATTATGTTGCCTATATATTCCTGAGTATGGGGCTATCCACTTGAGTGTGGTCTCCTACCAAGAGCCAGACTTTTGAAGAAAATGATTGTTTTCCCCAGAAACAATTGTCAATAGttcctcagttaggggtgggaGTCTCATGAACCTATCTCAACCCATGCTagaatgctgactggcttgatcttcttcaggtcttatgcaggcaaccacagctactgtgagttgaGTTCTGCAGTCCTATCATGTCCAGAAAGCACTGTTTAACTCTGGCCCTCCCTGAACTCTGGCTCTCAAAATCGCTAATGCTAattcctgagccttgaggagaGAGAGTCATATAGGTGTCCTGTTTATGGCCACTGACATTTACTCTCAGCACCTTGACCAAGTGTGTGCTTCTGCATTAACCACCATCCACCATGtaaagaaatttctctgataTAGTCTGAGAGTTGCACTGATAGAGATATGAATCTAGAGAGAAGTgtgatactatgtccatttagcataaTAATCATAGTAGGTTTACCTTTGGGGCCTAGAAGCTCACCAACCTtgggttcttggccagatttacagtGCCAGGTATGTGTTTTCTCCTATGGATcaggctttaaatccaatcagaaagtagttggttgtTCCTACATCATTCATGCTGCTATTGTACCTGTGAGCTTATATTTCTACTTCAGTCATTATTGCAGTTCACAGGGTTTGCTTCTAGTTAAGATTGTTGATGACTCCTCCCATTCCTGGCATCCTACATAGGAACTTCTGgcactatgaaaactagccatCACTGAGAATGCCAGCTTGACTTATCCATGCCCTATGGTCAGTGTATGTGATGTCTCCTGCAACacggtcttaccatcaagttctggtgggcaGCCAAGAGCAGTGGTAATGGCCTGTACCAATTTAGGAGACTCTGGGACCtctctgaccaacaacttgagGAGAAGTATCCCACACCTAACGCTGGGCTCTTTACCTGGAAATCAATGGCTTCTGGGATGAGCATAACCTCCTTGTAGGATGCATCCAATTAGAGTCTTTTCTGTGGATACCTATATGAAGATTATAAAACACTAAGTTTCCATATGATTgtttcaaacatccttagtgttagttatccctccTCACACCCCTGTCCTCCAGGTACTGACGAAGAAGCTTCCTCACCACAAGTAAAAAAGAGAACTcttagagagagggggagagaagagagagagagagagagagagagagagagagagagaaagagagagagagagagagagagagagagaaatacacatacaaaaccaCATAATTTGAAAAACAGTTCCTAAAGCCTAGCAGCACACCTATAGCATGCTCTCTCGAATCTTGACTTCCTGCTTTCACTAGTCTACAAACTGGCCATGGGAAAACTGGTAAATAATTTGGACCACTTTGTACTTCAATGTTCTAAGTTATAATTGAAAAGAACAATAACATCTACCTTAGTCCCTGGCACAGAGTAAAAGTCATGAGAGTATTAATTATCAGGCCAAGTATGATATTGTGCAGGAATTCAAAGATggctcaaaattaaaaaaaaataaaccaatgtAATTCATTAAGTTAATAGACATAAAGTTTGTTAAAAATTGAATGTGTACAAGCTTAAAGCTTGAAATTTGCTCTGTTCTTAATACTAGTACAAGACCTCAAAttcttcacattttctcttcAAAGACTCCTGTAATGCCAGACTCCTGGGATTAATTTAAAATTCACCCCATATGATTTTGTCCCTAACTTTGttattaagatttcttttttatttaaaaagtatttttcatttatataccaactccagttcccccttccccctACATCAGCCCCTTCACTTCCCCCACATCCCACCCTCCATACcccccactcctcagagggggtaaggccttccttggagagTCTACAAAGTCTGACTTACTACGCTGAGGCAGAACCAAACCCCTcacccctgtatcaaggctgagcaaggtatcccactatagggaatgggccccaaaaagccagttcatgcacttgggataggtcctggtgccactgacATCCCCCCTCAAAGAGATCAACCCACATAACTTTCACCcacatgcaggttccccagctgtcaattcATAGTCTGTGAACTCCCACTAGCTGGGGTCAGCTGTCTGTGGAttttcccaacatggtcttgatgCCCCCCactttgttcatatgatccctcctccctctcttcatccaaactccaggagttcagcccagtgcttggctgtgggtcactgcatctacttccatcaggcactggatGTAGGTTCCATGAtggcaattagggtagtcactaatgtGATTAAAGAGGAAGACCCGTTCAGATACTCTctactatttctaggagtcttagtggggtcatccttgtggattcctgagaatttctgtGTCACCAGGTTTctcctaaccccataatggctctatcaagatatctttcattgctctccccctccactcctcccccaacacagtcttcttgatccctcatgttcccatcccccaaccccctctcctcccccatcccagtttacccagatcttaactattttcccttcataaggccctccatgtgtgtcccttttagggtcccccctttttacctagtttctctgggtttttgtAGTATAGCCTGggaatcctttgctttatatcccATATGCTTATTTCAATTCTTTACTGCAACCAAAAAGTGGTGGTGGGGTTTGAAGCTTTTGCTTCTTAAAGTCAAGAGTGAGTAGTGGTCTGTTCTCATATTCCTTTGAGTGTATGTGACTGTTATTAGAGTTAGCATTAGTTTGGAGATGGTGTCCCTGGTAGCTCTAAGAAGCCAGGTTTGGTTAAACATACTCAATAAGCCAAATATTGccaaattaatagaaaaaaattggaaaggaaatttATTA
The Cricetulus griseus strain 17A/GY chromosome 1 unlocalized genomic scaffold, alternate assembly CriGri-PICRH-1.0 chr1_1, whole genome shotgun sequence genome window above contains:
- the LOC100757517 gene encoding mannose-binding protein A, producing MLLLPSLPVLVLCVVGISSSKSQTCEDALKTCPVIACGRDGRDGPKGEKGEPGHGLRGGQGPPGKMGPPGNVGLPGLPGTKGQKGDPGHSAALEAKLANLEAEIRILKSELEHTKKLHAFSMGKKSGKKLFMTNRETMTFAKVKALCTELRGTVAIPRNAEENQAIQEVAKGNAYLGITDEVTEGQFMYVTGGKLTYSNWKKNEPNNHDSGEDCVVMVEGGVWNDISCQASFIAVCEFPA